TATCAAGATAAATCCGCAGACAGTGTAGTGGTATCATCACGTAATCGGGGAACCCGCCGCCTCCTTCCGGAGCGGCGGGTTCCTCCGTATCGTCGGAAACTCTTTGAGCGATCCAAACACATCGCTCGGTGAAGCGGGAAATGAGGGTCGACACAATCATCATTCTCCCGCTTCAACGGCTTTGATCTCACGACGTGATCCACTGCCCGCTAGTGATTAAACACAGGCCTGCAAACAACTTTTAGCTAACGTGACTGCTTTACTCGTGAAGCGGGAAATCTTCGACATGAACTATTGCCGATTTCCCGCTTCAACTCCCTAGTTCTAACGGTCGATTCCGACGCCGTCCAGCGATTCACCAGAGCCCCCAGACTTGGTTTGGGCGTCATGAGGAACCTGGCAACTCGGAAGGCTTGATCTCTCAGCCGTGGCAGATCAATATTGAAAGCCGCTTTCGTCCAGCGCCGAGCGGATCCGAATACATCGATATTGGATTGATTGCTACGCATCCCCGGAACAACAAAATAGGGGGGCCCAAAAGCAATCATAATGGACGAGGGAACGCGGGTTGTCGATGGCGATGAGGACGATCCAAATGATGCTGTCGTCGTCTGGCGACCAGCCGACATGACGACGGCTGACTGGACATACGAGGCCGGCGGGGAAACCTACACCACAGCCGAGTCAAACCCCGACTATCCCGACGACGAGCAGTTGGTCGTAGTGGCCTTCGAACGCGCCCTCGAGGAGGCTTGGCCGGAGTGGACCACCGTTGACCCCAGTGATCTCTACGAGGGCGTCAAAAACCGAAATCTCCCGCTGTTTGGGTTCCCAGAGAGTCGATTAGAACCTATTGCTCCCGACCCCCCCAACGACGTCGACAACAGCAGTGACTGACTCGAAGGGCGGACAGGGTCTTTAGCGGACCCACAGAGCCATCGCTCAAAGGAGTGATATTGTCTCGGTATCGGCAACGCTGTTCTATAGGAGGCCATTGAGACGGGTCGAGCGCTCGTTTTATCATTTCTGAGCAGAGTATAGATCGGTTCACGAGCGAACCAGACATGTGGCTAGTTCGTTTTTTGCAGATGCGCTTGTAGTGTTCTGAGCCGGCCCCCACGATTAGTTCGGGTTTTATTAGAGTCTATCTCGATTGAGTTGACACGTATTATGTCTTCCGTCAGTAAAACGATCGATATCGAAAACGTCGTCGCTTCTACCGACATCGGACAGGAACTCGCACTCGAGAGGTTGGCGATGGATCTCAGCGGGTCGGAGTACAATCCAGATACGTTTCCAGGGCTTATCTATCGGATACAGGAGCCCGAAGCCGCGAACCTCATCTTTCGGTCTGGGAAAATTGTCTGTACCGGGGCCAACACCGTCGACGATGTACACAGCTCCCTCCAGACCGTCTGCGAGACGCTTCGTGATCTCGGAATTGACGTTATTGAGGCTCCGACGATCACCGTCCAGAATATCGTCTTTAGCGCTGATCTCCGAGCTCAACTCAACCTCAACGCCATCGCGATCGGATTCGGGCTCGAAGACGTCGAATACGAACCCGAGCAATTCCCCGGACTGGTCTACCGACTCGATACCCCCGACGTTGTAACGCTGTTATTCAGCTCAGGCAAGGTCGTTATCACCGGCACAAAAACTCCCGATGCAGCCGAAGAAGCCCTCGAGAAAATCTCCGGCAAATTGAGTGAGCTTGGACTGCTAGACAGCTGACAGAGAGCGAATATGAGTCTGGCTCTTAGTATCGGCGTTTTCATCTGGATAACCGGCGTCATTGCGTACTGCTACATACGTACTCTCCATCTTGGAGCGATTCAAGCAGCAATGGGAGCAGAATTTACCGAATAAAGTCTTTGTGGTGGAAATAGATTTTTGGGAAACAAAATATATCTTTATTTTACTACAACCCGTACTCGCTAATGCAATGGTAGTAGAAACAGCGGAACTTCAATCGGAGCTCAAAGCGAAGGGAGAATTAATGCTCGCCGTCTCAGAATTTGACGAGCCACTGGAGATGCACCTCCATGATACAGAGATCGAAGATGGAGTGATAACCATCCAATTGACTGATGGTGTCCTCACCTTCAATGTTGATGAGGTAGTAGCCGTCTGGCATCATACACATTCACTCGCCGACTTCGGACTGGAAGACTAACCCCGATAAACGGGACGTTGCCTCGTAGCAACTCGGCTGTGAGCAGTCTGTAACACCGCGATAGGCGTCGCTCAACGAGTCTCTGAATCCCATACGTTAGTATATTGGTACGTGTTTACCCCCAGATGGATATCGTCACTCTCTCGTGAGTGCCACCCAACTGGTGTCGTAGACTGATGCAACAGGCGGGCAAACACGCTTTCGAGGGATGGTCTCCAGACCGGAGACCATCCCGTCTCGCCTGTTCATGACCTCTTCGGAACCTACCAAGGAAGAGATCCTTGAGCGTCTGGTCGCACTTGAGAAAGAGAACGAGGAACTTCGAGAGGAGAACAAGCGGCTCAGAGCCAAGCTTCGGTGGTACGAGGGACCCCATACACCACCGAGCAAAGACCAATCGGACCAGGAGGAGTCGTCCTCGTCCGATGGGGACGAGGACGACGAACAACCACGTACTGACGGTGGCACGCCTGGCCGAAAGTCCGGACATGACCCGGAATGGCGCGACGCTCCTGACCCGGATCAAGAGATCGAGGTTACCTGTGACTGCTGTCCAGACTGTGGTGAAGCGTTCGACGAGTCGGCGGGCGTCAGCCCCCGACTCGTCGAGGAACTCCCGGATCCACAGCCACCAGAGGTCACACAGTACAACCGCCATCACTACGAGTGCCACTCCTGTGGTGCCGAGACTGTCGCCTCACACCCCGACTGCCCCGATGAGGGGCAGTTCGGGGTGAATGTCATCGCACAGGCGGCGCTCTCTCGGTACGATCACCGCCTTCCCTACCGGAAGATCGCCGATCGCTTCGAACAACTCCACGGACTGGAGTTCACGGGTGCGTCCGCGTGGCACGCGACCGAGCGCGTTGCACGCGCCGGTCGCTGTGAATACGAGCAGATTCGCCGTCAGATCCAGCAAGCCGACGTTGTCCACGTTGACGAGACTGGAATTAAACGCGACGGCGAACAGGCATGGATCTGGACGTTCACCACCGAGGAGCACACGCTGTACGTGGCTAGGGAGAGTCGAGGAAGTGATGTTCCCGCGGAAGTCCTCGGCGAGGACTTCGCGGGAACAGTCGTCTGTGACGGGTGGACGGCGTATCCGGCTTTCAGCAGCAACCTCCAGCGGTGTTGGGCGCATATTCTACGGGAGGCTGAAGACGCCGCCGAGAAACAGACGGAAGGCGAACCGATCTACCGTGCCCTCAAACAGCTGTACGTCGCTCTCCAGACCCGGCTGGAGAGCGACTTGACAGTCCGCGAGCGAGCAGAACTCCAACGTGTGGCGCGGAGAGAGCTTGAATCGCTGATAGAACGGTCAGTTCCTGACGGACCAGTGGCAACACTACTCGGCAAGATCGAAGGAGGCCTCGACCACTGGCTCACCTTTATCGGTGAGCCAGCGGTCTCCCCAACGAACAACGCCGCTGAAAATGCGCTCCGTGAGCCAGTGGTTCTCCGGAAAATCATCGGAACACTCCGGAACGACCGCGGTATGTTCGTGCATGAGACGCTGCTGTCCCTGCTGGCGACGTGCCGCCAGCAGGGACGCAATCCCTACGACGAGTTCAAGCGAATCGCTCGAAACAACGAGATGATTTCACGAGCTCAGACCGTACCCGCTGTTGCATCCTCGGGGTAAACACATACCCCGTTTCTATAACCTCTTTCTCCCGCTGTCGGTACTGGTCGAAGTTCTCGATATTCTTGACGTTCGGTTCAATCTCGAACTCGCGTTGTCCCTCAAGTTCCTCCGCGGTCATTCCATGTAATGCAGCATTTGACTCGTTCGAGAGGAGCACCTCGTCGTCTAGGTTTTTGACGAAGAGTGGATCTGGGACGAGATCAATAATTTGCCGGAGTTGTTCGTGTGCCCGCTCGATTTCTTGCTCACGTTCTCTTAGCTCCTCCTCGCGCTCTTTGCGTTCAGTAATATCGGTCTGAATACCGAGTAACTGCTCCGGTTTGCCATCACCATCGTACTCAACGATGCCACGCGCTTGGATCCACCGCTGATCCTCCGTGGGTGGCTGAACTCGGAACTCAGCCCGGTACTGGTCGCCCGTCTCGATAACATGATCAATTTGTTCTTCGACACGTTGCAGATCAGCCTCTGGAATCCGGTCGCTGAAGCCCGCAAAATCGCCAGGAAACTCACCGGCATCGTAGCCGAACAATCGCTCACTGGTTTCGTCCCATACGAGTTCGCCGGTGTTGAGATTCCATTCCCAGACGCCCGTCTCCGTCTCCTCAAGTGCGAGTTCGAGCCGCGTATTCAATTCCTTGAACTTCTCTTCGCGCTGCTTCTGGGAGGTGATATCGTAAAGTAAGACAACACGCCCCTGCGTCGTCTGCTCACCGACCGGTGCGGTGGAGATAGAAAAGTGTCGTTGCTGCCCCTCAACGCTGACTGTTAGTTCGGTGTCGGCGCTGTCGCTGTCGATGGCCCGATAAAATACATCGTCCCGGACTGAGCCGAAGAACTCCCGAGCGTCCGTCCCAACGTAGTCCCGCCCGCTATCGAACAGTTCACGAGCACGCCTGTTTGCGTCGACGACACGGTCCTGTTCATCGAGTGTTACGACCGCCGCGTTCAGTTCGGCCATTGCGGTCCGTCGAGCCACGGGAACGATGTCCAGAAGCTTCGTTCGAAAGAGCCCCACAGCCAGAAACGGGAGCGCCAGCAAGAATCCAAACGAGGAAACGTTGTAGGGCACGTCAACCAGCCCAAACGTCGAGACAACGCTCGCTGCAAATAATGGGACGAACGTGAGCGACAGCCAACTGAACTGTTTTCGCCGAATGCCTGTCGATCGAAACCGTTCCCACACCAGCAACGCCTCGCCTGCAATCACCAACAGATAGCTCGCGGCGACGTGGAGCCACCACCACGTTACGGTTCCCACGATTGCTTGATTTTTGTTTCGAACTACCCCTCCGACGACCCCAGGGCCAGGCTGGTACATGAAGCTGTGGAGTGGATTCGTCCAGAGTAGGAGTTGCAAGAGCACAATCCCGGCACCGATCACAACTGCAGTGTGTCGGACGAGGTTCGTTCGATTGGTTGTAAACAGCGCTAGAAACAGCCACCCCACCGCAGCGAGTTCGGTCCCCAGCACAAGGAGGTGGTAGCCGAATGTAACAAGCGTGTAGTTTGTGACGAAGTTTGCCCACGCCAGACTGACCATCCATAGTGCAGTCCCGACGGTGAGCAGGGCGTACCCCTTGCTTCCAGGCGTGTCTATGTTATTGACTGCCGGCTTCAGAAGTGCCAAAGCCAGCACTCCCGCAACTAACTGAAGCCCACCAACGGTCTGTGCATCTATGACCATCTGCTACTGGCCGAGATTGGCTGACCAATCTATAAGAAACCACGTGGTCGATTTGGTATACAGAGAAACAAGGCGAGTGCCTCGGGGTCGTGACGGCCCTCGCGGTGCGTCGGGCCGTCCCCGCGAACTGACCATGTGACGACCGGTTCCACCGGTGACTCTTGATCGGTGAAAGCCTGTTAGTGAGTGGCTACGCCGTCGCGTCGGTGGCTGATCGCCGCGGACAGCGACTGTCCTCTCGTTGAAAAGCGACATTCATCCGGTTTCGATGGGGCCTCAGGATAGGATCAGAGCTTCAGAATAAATTATACTCACGGACAGAGATAATTATAGATGTTTGGTGGGTCTATAGACGCAAGCGCATCGAAGACGGCTTCTCTCAGTTCATCAAGTTCTTCGAAAAGTTGGTTACCAAGCCGCTGATTGAGTTTCTGCCAGCACCCTTCCGCGGGGTTCAGCTCCGGTGAACCCCGCGGAAGGTGGCACAGTTCGATCGGTGTGTCTTCAACGTAGTCGTGGACATCGTTCGCCGCGAAATACGGGGCATTGTCCAGGACAACACAGATTTTCTCGCCGAACTCGGTCTGGAGTGCGTCCAGTAACCGCGTCGTGATGTCAGCGGTAAAGTTGTCTTCACACTTCAGAAAGAAGGTGTCACCGCTGGCGGTGACACCGCCCAGCAGTTTGAGACTCTCCCACGCGCCCGACACCGGGAGTGTCGGGCGCGTTTTTTCTGGAAACCACGCGTGGACAAGATCCGTCGTGATCTCTTGGCGTGTCTGGTCGATTGCTATGATTGTGTAGTCGTCGTCCAGATCGTCCGTCTTTTTTTGAAGCCTTTGCGGAACGCATCCTGAGCTCGTTCATCAGCTTTGACGTACTCTGGCCGGGCTGTCTTCCAGGACAGCCCGGCCTCGGACATCAATCGCCGGATATGACGGCGGCAGTACTCAATATCGAACTCATCTTCAAGATACTGCTGGGCTAGCGGAACCGTCCACGCACGCGCATCAAGTCCAACTTCTTTGGGAGAATCGTGGAGAGCTTCGATGAATTGGTCGTGGTCAGCTTCGTCAAGTTCGCGTGATTGGCCGGGGCGAGGATCATCGTAGACGACCGACTCGAACGGCTCTGAGTCGAGCCGTTCGAGTCGGATCAGCCAGTTACGAACCGTGTTTGGATGGACATCATGCCGCTCCGCAATTGTCTGCTGCTCGACACCGTCCTTGTAGGCGATACCGGCAAGAATTCTCTGAACTGGTTTCTTTTCATCAACTTCGGCTAAAATCTCTTGGAGTTCGTCAACAGTGATCTTCTCCAAGTAGTCCATACCGTAAAAACAAGCTCTATACACAAATAAGTTTAGCCGTCAGTATAGCTGTGGATGCTTCGTGAGGTACTGATCCTGAAGAATACTCCGTATCACTCTCCGTTAGCTGTCTACCAGTCCAAGTTCACTCAATTCACCGGAAACCTTCTTGAGGGCTTCTTCGGCTGCATCAGGAGTTTTTGCGCCGGTGATAACGACCTTGCCCGAGCCGAATAATAATGTTACAACGTCGGGAGTATCGAGTCGGTAGACCAGCCCGGGGAATTGCTCGGGTTCGTACTCGACGTCTTCGAGCCCGAATCCAATCGCGATGGCGTTGAGGTTGAGTTGGGCTCGGAGATCCGCGCTAGAGACGATATTCTGGACGGTGATCGTCGGAGCCTCAATAACGTCAATTCCGAGATCACGAAGCGTCTCGCAGACGATCTGGAGGGAGCTGTGTACATCGTCGACGGTGTTGGCCCCGGTACAGACAATTTTCCCGGACCGGAAGATGAGGTTCGCGGCTTGAGGCTCCTGTGTCCGATATATAAGTCCTGGAAAATTATCCGGATCGTAATCGGAACCGCTGAGATCCATCGCCAAGCTGTCGAGTGCGAGTTCCTGATCAATGTCGGTAGAAGCCACGACGTTTTCGATATCGATCGTTTCACTGACGGAAGACATAATACGTGTCGACTCACTCAAGACAGACTGTAATAAAACCCGAACTAATCCCGGGAGTCAGCTCAAGAGGACGCAATTGGAGGGCTCCTTCGATGTGCTGTAAGGCTCCAAATCCCATCTTTTTCAACAGCACTCTTCTCTTCAGACGGGTCGCAATTACAGAATACACTTTTGACGAGACGATCTTGGGTGCCGCTGCCTCCTACTTATTAATCATCTCGAAAACAGCCTCTGGGGAGTTCATCAATGTGTGGAGCGTATACGAGCCGCGGCCACGCCCACCGCCAGTTTTGTTGGATTCAGTGATTTCGAGAAACGACAACTCCCGAAGGAGATCTCGAACCCGGTCTAACCCGAGTGGGTCGCTCACTTCGGATTCGCAGATGGCCTCGTAAGTCTCGTACACCTCAGTCGTGCGGAATTCCTCACGACTGTCGTCCTTGGTATCGAGGTTTGCCAGTGCAAACAGGATGTATTTTGAGTGGGGTGGTAATCCCGACAGGAGTTCACATAAGCGGTCGGCCTCAGCGCGTTTCTGTGCTCGGTCGACATGATCTTCACGAACTTTCTCGGCTTCTTCTTTGGTCGCAATATCGCCAGCATTGCGTAGAATTCGAATCGCTCGTCGTGCGTCCCCATGTTCGCGAGCGGCCAGTGCGGCAGTTTTTGGGATGACAGCAGAGTCCAACGCCCCATCACGGAAAGCATCAGTTCGGGCTTCCAAAATTGCCTGTAGTTGGGTGCCGTCGTAGGGTGAAAAAACGAGTTCGTCGTCGCCAAGCGAAGATTTCACTCGTTCATTGAGGGATTTGCGGTAGTTGATTTTATTTGAAATCGCCACGACGCCGACGTCAGCGCCATTCTGTGTAGCCGCCTGTTGAGCACGAACAGCGACTGACTGGGAGACAAGTGATTTGCCGGTGCCAGTTTTCCCGTAAATGATGAAATTCGATGGCGGTTCATTTCGGATTACCGCTTCGAGTTTGGAGGCGACCTCTCCCATCTCGACATCTCGACCGATAATCCGGTTTTGATCGGGAACGTGGCCGACCTCCAAGAGTTCGGGACGGACAATCAACGACCGTTTCGTATGTGCATCGGCGAAAAGCGGGTCGTCAATTCCTGTCTGTTCGCCCGACTCATTTTCCATACAGGCTATATATAGACATGATATAAATACTTTCCCACCACATTCCAACTGTATTCGCTTGAATTATTGGAATAGAGAAGTTCTAGAGCGGATAACAGTTTGGCACCCCTAACAAGCTACACACCAAGTTCCAACTGTATTCGACCACACCCTCCGTTCCAAGTGTATTTGTTGACAATCATCGGTGGTAGCGTTCCACACATCGAAAACACCCCACGTTCCAACTCTAAGTTCTGATATGTGCGACGGAGAGCTGAGTATCAGTAACACAGTATCAACGGTGAGGCCACACACCCCGTATTCCAACTGTATCTCTGACGAAAGCATGAGGTAGAGGCTAACGAGGTAGATATCTTCAATTTTTAAATTAGTATATCCTATCAAGCTATTTTAGAGTCTCTAACGCCCAAAAACGGGATATTTACACTTGGAATGGGGGGTGTGTTGTTCTACTAGATACCTCTAAAGAAGTCCATACCTATACTCAAATACAGTTGGAACGTGGGGTGGGTGTGACCAGTGGGTATCTCGTATGTGGGTGCTGTTCGAGTTTTTCGAAGTTCGATTCAGGATCGTCTTCGGTAGAAAGTGAAACGATGTCTTCGGGAGGAATCATAATTTCTCCAACAGACTGCTCGCCGATAGTCAATGTGTTCATTATTTCTTCGCGGCGGTCCGCAGGCAGGTCGCCGTCTTCGAGTACTGATCCAAGTCGGGTTCGAAGGTCAGCCCGGGTTTCGATGGCCTCTTTTTCGGTCTCTGTCCACGCCTGGGTCATCTTGATACCGAACAGGCCGAGCGTTCC
The genomic region above belongs to Natronomonas moolapensis 8.8.11 and contains:
- a CDS encoding TATA-box-binding protein, translated to MSSVSKTIDIENVVASTDIGQELALERLAMDLSGSEYNPDTFPGLIYRIQEPEAANLIFRSGKIVCTGANTVDDVHSSLQTVCETLRDLGIDVIEAPTITVQNIVFSADLRAQLNLNAIAIGFGLEDVEYEPEQFPGLVYRLDTPDVVTLLFSSGKVVITGTKTPDAAEEALEKISGKLSELGLLDS
- a CDS encoding IS66-like element ISNamo3 family transposase, which codes for MVSRPETIPSRLFMTSSEPTKEEILERLVALEKENEELREENKRLRAKLRWYEGPHTPPSKDQSDQEESSSSDGDEDDEQPRTDGGTPGRKSGHDPEWRDAPDPDQEIEVTCDCCPDCGEAFDESAGVSPRLVEELPDPQPPEVTQYNRHHYECHSCGAETVASHPDCPDEGQFGVNVIAQAALSRYDHRLPYRKIADRFEQLHGLEFTGASAWHATERVARAGRCEYEQIRRQIQQADVVHVDETGIKRDGEQAWIWTFTTEEHTLYVARESRGSDVPAEVLGEDFAGTVVCDGWTAYPAFSSNLQRCWAHILREAEDAAEKQTEGEPIYRALKQLYVALQTRLESDLTVRERAELQRVARRELESLIERSVPDGPVATLLGKIEGGLDHWLTFIGEPAVSPTNNAAENALREPVVLRKIIGTLRNDRGMFVHETLLSLLATCRQQGRNPYDEFKRIARNNEMISRAQTVPAVASSG
- a CDS encoding histidine kinase N-terminal 7TM domain-containing protein, whose product is MVIDAQTVGGLQLVAGVLALALLKPAVNNIDTPGSKGYALLTVGTALWMVSLAWANFVTNYTLVTFGYHLLVLGTELAAVGWLFLALFTTNRTNLVRHTAVVIGAGIVLLQLLLWTNPLHSFMYQPGPGVVGGVVRNKNQAIVGTVTWWWLHVAASYLLVIAGEALLVWERFRSTGIRRKQFSWLSLTFVPLFAASVVSTFGLVDVPYNVSSFGFLLALPFLAVGLFRTKLLDIVPVARRTAMAELNAAVVTLDEQDRVVDANRRARELFDSGRDYVGTDAREFFGSVRDDVFYRAIDSDSADTELTVSVEGQQRHFSISTAPVGEQTTQGRVVLLYDITSQKQREEKFKELNTRLELALEETETGVWEWNLNTGELVWDETSERLFGYDAGEFPGDFAGFSDRIPEADLQRVEEQIDHVIETGDQYRAEFRVQPPTEDQRWIQARGIVEYDGDGKPEQLLGIQTDITERKEREEELREREQEIERAHEQLRQIIDLVPDPLFVKNLDDEVLLSNESNAALHGMTAEELEGQREFEIEPNVKNIENFDQYRQREKEVIETGYVFTPRMQQRVRSELVKSSRCFERFA
- a CDS encoding IS630-like element ISNamo14 family transposase (programmed frameshift) translates to MDYLEKITVDELQEILAEVDEKKPVQRILAGIAYKDGVEQQTIAERHDVHPNTVRNWLIRLERLDSEPFESVVYDDPRPGQSRELDEADHDQFIEALHDSPKEVGLDARAWTVPLAQQYLEDEFDIEYCRRHIRRLMSEAGLSWKTARPEYVKADERAQDAFRKGFKKKTDDLDDDYTIIAIDQTRQEITTDLVHAWFPEKTRPTLPVSGAWESLKLLGGVTASGDTFFLKCEDNFTADITTRLLDALQTEFGEKICVVLDNAPYFAANDVHDYVEDTPIELCHLPRGSPELNPAEGCWQKLNQRLGNQLFEELDELREAVFDALASIDPPNIYNYLCP
- a CDS encoding TATA-box-binding protein; this encodes MSSVSETIDIENVVASTDIDQELALDSLAMDLSGSDYDPDNFPGLIYRTQEPQAANLIFRSGKIVCTGANTVDDVHSSLQIVCETLRDLGIDVIEAPTITVQNIVSSADLRAQLNLNAIAIGFGLEDVEYEPEQFPGLVYRLDTPDVVTLLFGSGKVVITGAKTPDAAEEALKKVSGELSELGLVDS
- a CDS encoding AAA family ATPase — protein: MENESGEQTGIDDPLFADAHTKRSLIVRPELLEVGHVPDQNRIIGRDVEMGEVASKLEAVIRNEPPSNFIIYGKTGTGKSLVSQSVAVRAQQAATQNGADVGVVAISNKINYRKSLNERVKSSLGDDELVFSPYDGTQLQAILEARTDAFRDGALDSAVIPKTAALAAREHGDARRAIRILRNAGDIATKEEAEKVREDHVDRAQKRAEADRLCELLSGLPPHSKYILFALANLDTKDDSREEFRTTEVYETYEAICESEVSDPLGLDRVRDLLRELSFLEITESNKTGGGRGRGSYTLHTLMNSPEAVFEMINK